The following are encoded together in the Kribbella voronezhensis genome:
- a CDS encoding anti-sigma factor family protein, producing the protein MTESGLPTSEHLEHLSTDTIADLIENLLPASEAHRAREHVKACPDCQQTYDALLQLTEDLAEEGRADIPIPLDVAEHLDAVIVSESVLRASTVGVHSLAQLREEPRRHLPKLLLAAAAVLAIAAAGAGVMISTMDRSNEGAAGINTSPLPDAVPTLTTDQVGPQTQRWLEKANSPVLHGSADEIGCAKSFASSRPNTQLRLVQPATVDGKRATMIGLQGATARDIEIFVVTGCSGSGGVASPFYDTTVTLRNR; encoded by the coding sequence ATGACCGAATCCGGTCTGCCGACCAGTGAGCACCTCGAGCATCTGTCCACGGACACGATCGCCGATCTGATCGAGAACCTGCTGCCCGCGTCCGAGGCCCATCGCGCTCGTGAGCATGTGAAGGCCTGTCCCGACTGCCAGCAGACGTACGACGCGTTGCTGCAGCTGACCGAGGACCTCGCCGAAGAGGGTCGTGCCGACATCCCGATCCCGCTCGACGTCGCCGAGCACCTGGACGCCGTCATCGTGTCCGAGTCCGTACTGCGTGCGTCGACGGTCGGCGTCCACTCGCTGGCTCAGCTCCGCGAGGAGCCGCGTCGTCATCTGCCCAAGCTGCTGCTGGCCGCCGCGGCGGTGCTCGCGATCGCGGCCGCCGGAGCCGGCGTGATGATCAGCACGATGGACCGGAGCAACGAGGGTGCGGCCGGGATCAACACCAGCCCGCTCCCGGACGCCGTGCCGACGCTGACCACCGATCAGGTGGGCCCGCAGACCCAGCGCTGGCTGGAGAAGGCCAACAGTCCGGTGCTGCACGGGAGCGCCGACGAGATCGGCTGCGCCAAGAGCTTCGCCTCCAGCCGGCCGAACACGCAGCTCCGGCTGGTGCAGCCGGCGACGGTGGACGGCAAGCGGGCCACGATGATCGGTCTGCAGGGTGCCACGGCGCGCGACATCGAGATCTTCGTGGTCACCGGTTGTAGTGGCTCGGGTGGCGTCGCCAGCCCGTTCTACGACACCACGGTGACGCTGCGCAACCGCTGA
- the sigM gene encoding RNA polymerase sigma factor SigM: MTSLDSDPTPPPRSEIPRIGPVSGSPEHPVAPRPTYETMDDHELLRLHVAGNPDSFGYLVKRHRDRMWAVAIRTLGEPEEAADALQEAFISAFRRADSFRGDAKVTTWLHRIVVNACLDRIRRRQVRQADPLPEDEDRAAELAGPAEDDPAEVRERRLDVLHALKQINSDQRSALVLVDMEGYSIEEAAAILGCAPGTVKSRCARGRAKLLPLLRHWQTTRGGSPEVPVAEVAKDPARTSADSVGTE, encoded by the coding sequence ATGACCTCCCTTGATTCGGACCCCACCCCGCCCCCGCGGTCGGAGATCCCGCGGATCGGTCCGGTGAGCGGCTCCCCGGAGCACCCGGTCGCCCCGCGCCCGACGTACGAGACGATGGACGATCACGAGCTGCTCCGGCTGCACGTGGCCGGCAACCCGGACTCCTTCGGTTACCTGGTCAAGCGGCACCGGGACCGGATGTGGGCGGTCGCGATCCGTACCCTCGGCGAGCCCGAGGAGGCGGCGGACGCGCTCCAGGAGGCGTTCATCTCGGCGTTCCGGCGGGCCGACTCGTTCCGCGGCGACGCCAAGGTGACCACCTGGCTGCACCGGATCGTGGTGAACGCCTGTCTGGACCGGATCCGCCGCCGCCAGGTGCGCCAGGCCGACCCGTTGCCGGAGGACGAGGATCGCGCGGCCGAGCTGGCCGGCCCTGCCGAGGACGATCCGGCTGAGGTTCGCGAGCGCCGGCTCGACGTCCTGCACGCGCTCAAGCAGATCAACTCCGACCAGCGCAGCGCCCTGGTTCTGGTGGACATGGAGGGCTACTCGATCGAGGAGGCGGCCGCCATCCTCGGTTGCGCGCCGGGCACGGTGAAGAGCCGGTGTGCCCGTGGCCGGGCCAAACTGCTGCCGTTGCTGCGGCACTGGCAGACGACCCGCGGCGGCAGCCCCGAAGTACCGGTGGCCGAGGTGGCGAAGGACCCGGCGCGGACCAGCGCGGATTCGGTGGGAACCGAATGA
- a CDS encoding protein kinase family protein, which translates to MSNQTVSPGALLAGRYRIAELLAEIDGARVWRAVDEVLSRAVVVDVLPVGDPRTNLLFEAARRAAAAADPRFLRVLDCDMHEGVTYCVREWAGGRPLERMLSAGPLTGQQAGWLAREVSEALENLHRTGHAHGSISPATVVVTDAGAIKVVGLATEAALRSAGPGTPERDVRALGEILYASLTGRWPGPAPAWGLQPAPIEHGRLLSPRQVRAGVPRSLDDIADRLLGDPPRHHSAPITSAAGLSAALSGVVGSSHEPPSQMDETVAVARQNGSVDDATQIVPPTYAPPALDPTPTPDYQLGNGRAPAQPAYATAAETRPVRRQPPPPSQNGHGRRKPPNDEPKARGSWGGRILILLAILALLSVVGIAQFLVKGAINNDQGNGGNGGKNTPATSGPPPVTNTKVTIVAAKDFDPPPDGNGVEHSEDVKKTYDGKTDTTWTTQSYFKRPDLGGQKKGVGIWYDLGQPTNVAQVTVTLVGDPTSLQLMVPTDAGATSAPDTVDGWKSVAKLKDAGESAVLKPAAPTQTRFVLVWLTSLPKVGGDYQGEIAEVVVQK; encoded by the coding sequence GTGTCGAACCAGACAGTCAGTCCGGGTGCTCTGCTCGCCGGGCGCTACCGGATCGCCGAGCTACTCGCGGAGATCGACGGCGCCCGGGTCTGGCGAGCGGTGGACGAGGTGCTCAGCCGCGCTGTCGTGGTCGACGTCCTCCCGGTCGGCGATCCCCGGACGAACCTGCTCTTCGAGGCTGCCCGCCGGGCAGCGGCCGCGGCCGACCCGAGATTCCTCCGGGTGCTGGACTGCGACATGCACGAGGGCGTCACGTACTGCGTCCGCGAGTGGGCCGGTGGCCGCCCGCTGGAGCGGATGCTCAGCGCGGGACCACTGACCGGCCAGCAGGCCGGCTGGCTCGCCCGCGAGGTCTCCGAGGCATTGGAGAACCTGCATCGCACCGGACACGCCCACGGCTCGATCAGCCCGGCCACGGTCGTCGTGACCGACGCGGGCGCGATCAAGGTCGTCGGCCTCGCCACCGAAGCCGCTCTGCGCTCAGCCGGCCCCGGTACGCCGGAACGGGACGTCCGCGCGCTCGGCGAAATCCTCTACGCCTCCCTCACCGGTAGGTGGCCCGGCCCGGCCCCGGCCTGGGGACTCCAGCCCGCACCGATCGAACACGGCCGCCTGCTCAGCCCGCGCCAGGTTCGCGCGGGCGTCCCGCGGTCCCTGGACGACATCGCCGACCGGCTGCTCGGTGATCCGCCCCGGCACCACTCGGCACCGATCACGAGCGCCGCGGGACTGTCCGCCGCTCTGTCGGGCGTGGTCGGCAGCTCGCACGAGCCGCCGAGCCAGATGGACGAGACCGTCGCGGTCGCGCGGCAGAACGGCAGTGTCGACGACGCGACCCAGATCGTCCCGCCGACGTACGCACCGCCCGCGCTGGACCCGACCCCAACGCCCGACTACCAGCTCGGCAACGGCCGGGCACCCGCCCAACCGGCGTACGCGACCGCGGCGGAAACCCGCCCGGTCCGCCGGCAGCCACCGCCGCCGAGCCAGAACGGTCACGGCCGGCGCAAGCCGCCGAACGACGAGCCGAAGGCCCGCGGCAGCTGGGGCGGCCGGATCCTGATCCTGCTCGCGATCCTCGCCCTGTTGTCGGTGGTCGGGATCGCGCAGTTCCTGGTCAAGGGCGCGATCAACAACGACCAGGGCAACGGCGGCAACGGCGGCAAGAACACGCCCGCCACCAGCGGACCGCCGCCGGTGACGAACACCAAGGTCACCATCGTCGCGGCCAAGGACTTCGACCCGCCGCCGGACGGCAACGGCGTCGAGCACTCCGAAGACGTCAAGAAGACCTACGACGGCAAGACCGACACCACCTGGACCACCCAGTCCTACTTCAAGCGGCCGGATCTGGGCGGCCAGAAGAAGGGCGTCGGGATCTGGTACGACCTCGGCCAGCCGACCAACGTGGCGCAGGTGACGGTCACCCTGGTCGGCGACCCGACCAGCCTCCAGCTGATGGTGCCGACCGACGCGGGCGCCACCAGCGCGCCGGACACGGTCGACGGCTGGAAGTCGGTCGCCAAGCTCAAGGACGCCGGAGAATCCGCCGTACTCAAGCCGGCCGCACCGACCCAGACCCGGTTCGTGCTGGTCTGGCTGACCAGCCTGCCCAAGGTCGGCGGCGACTACCAGGGCGAGATCGCGGAGGTCGTCGTCCAGAAATGA
- the murJ gene encoding murein biosynthesis integral membrane protein MurJ produces the protein MADRTLRSAAVMAAGTVLSRLLGFVRIALLAAAIGTALRGDIFTAANTIPNSLYILLAGGIFNTVLVPQLVRAIKNHDDGGQDFTNRLLTFGFMVLAVVTVGCVLLAPQISELYLPKELHDPSRAAEKASMIMFARLCLPQIFFYGAYVLVGQVLNARRRFGPMMWAPIANNIVACASIITFLLIYRAGDNPPTFTHGEELLLGLGHTVGIAVQLLVLLPYLKASGHTYVPKFGLRGTGLGQTAKLGTWTVLFVAVNQVTLVVVTKLAIAGSASTDPGAKAGLFAYSTAMLIILVPHGIVTVSLATAALPQMSALASENDVTEVARLSANSIRQTLAIVVPAAAAMIAFAHPIVTVIAGYGAGKNNTQLMAYTLMTLALGLVPFTVQYFQLRTFYAFEDTRTPFFMQCAIAATNIAAALIGVRVLLDKEHLRYSGVMLGAAYALAYLVAVLLSRRVLARRIPKVAGAGIGLPLLAMVIAAVVGAGIGRAVVSVIESVTDWNGPVTSAVLLAIAAAVMLPVYVAVARVLRIHEVTDVVSMVTSKLPGRSRRA, from the coding sequence ATGGCTGACCGCACCCTGCGATCCGCGGCGGTGATGGCAGCCGGAACGGTGCTGTCCCGCCTGCTCGGATTCGTCCGGATCGCCCTGCTCGCCGCAGCCATCGGTACGGCGTTGCGGGGCGACATCTTCACCGCCGCGAACACCATTCCGAACAGCCTCTACATCCTGCTGGCCGGCGGCATCTTCAACACCGTCCTGGTGCCGCAACTGGTCCGCGCGATCAAGAATCACGACGACGGCGGCCAGGACTTCACCAACCGGCTGCTCACCTTCGGCTTCATGGTTCTCGCGGTCGTCACCGTGGGCTGTGTGCTGCTGGCGCCGCAGATCTCGGAGCTCTATCTGCCGAAGGAGTTGCACGACCCGTCGCGGGCCGCCGAGAAGGCCTCGATGATCATGTTCGCCCGGCTCTGCCTGCCGCAGATCTTCTTCTACGGCGCGTACGTGCTGGTCGGCCAGGTGCTGAACGCGCGCCGCCGGTTCGGCCCGATGATGTGGGCGCCGATCGCGAACAACATCGTCGCCTGTGCCTCGATCATCACCTTCCTGCTGATCTACCGGGCCGGTGACAACCCGCCGACCTTCACCCATGGCGAGGAGCTGCTGCTCGGCCTGGGCCACACCGTCGGCATCGCGGTGCAACTGCTGGTGCTGCTGCCGTATCTGAAGGCCAGCGGCCACACGTACGTGCCCAAGTTCGGGCTGCGTGGCACCGGCCTCGGCCAGACGGCCAAGCTCGGCACCTGGACCGTGCTGTTCGTCGCGGTGAACCAGGTGACCCTCGTGGTTGTCACCAAGCTCGCCATCGCGGGTAGTGCCTCGACCGACCCCGGCGCCAAGGCCGGCCTGTTCGCCTACAGCACGGCCATGCTGATCATCCTGGTCCCGCACGGGATCGTCACCGTCTCGCTGGCGACGGCCGCGCTGCCGCAGATGTCCGCCTTGGCTTCCGAGAACGACGTGACCGAGGTGGCCCGGCTGTCGGCGAACTCGATCCGCCAGACGCTGGCGATCGTCGTACCGGCGGCTGCCGCGATGATCGCGTTCGCCCATCCGATCGTCACGGTGATCGCCGGGTACGGCGCCGGTAAGAACAACACCCAGTTGATGGCCTACACGCTGATGACGCTGGCGCTCGGGTTGGTGCCCTTCACCGTGCAGTACTTCCAACTGCGCACGTTCTACGCGTTCGAGGACACCAGGACGCCGTTCTTCATGCAGTGCGCGATCGCGGCGACCAACATCGCTGCCGCGCTGATCGGTGTGCGGGTGCTGCTGGACAAGGAGCACCTGCGGTACAGCGGTGTGATGCTGGGCGCGGCGTACGCGCTTGCCTACCTGGTCGCCGTACTGCTGTCGCGCCGCGTCCTCGCCCGCCGGATCCCCAAGGTGGCCGGAGCGGGGATCGGGCTGCCCCTGCTGGCTATGGTCATCGCGGCCGTCGTCGGTGCGGGGATCGGCCGCGCGGTGGTGAGCGTGATCGAGTCCGTCACCGACTGGAACGGCCCGGTCACGTCGGCGGTGCTGCTGGCGATCGCGGCCGCGGTGATGTTGCCGGTGTACGTGGCGGTGGCCCGGGTACTACGTATTCACGAGGTCACCGATGTGGTGTCCATGGTCACATCGAAGTTGCCAGGCCGGTCCCGGCGCGCCTGA
- a CDS encoding DUF6049 family protein: MFRRRLRLSAATAASLMIVASATVSAATTAVASPQADDPVVDVAIDSFSPAIPKVGQAVTITGTVTNTSNVTLEVPQAIACIDTERLTTRAELAAIPTEENKPVGNRNNCHGLDSAEAATFQPFTEPLVPKARVKFELVVPWAEWHISKKPGVYVVGVMFRGTVATTVDGQKSTNRITAGRSRMLMPVTDGKPTARKVTTAVVLPLRHRPTLLAADRFANESLAQSMAPTGALGRLLALGQKQKVTWLVDPGMLDEARQMRDGYRVVGDNNVSRPGTGAKAVANWLRAFDATRAKNPVVLLPYGDPDVGSLIEAAGGLRDLVGQARAATEQYNLGGAQGFKSGLWLENGSVTSRNLAAASTGYAGARPDDTTLVSSSSWTADDRPALSPSPVYNVLTPEGPVKSVKTVIADSSLTAGGPDPADASSPLQVRQRFAAETELLASSGKGPISVVALPPRGWDPDGQAAVQLVQSLSILPWVKPATLNEIIAATPKPVVTKAPPAGRPAPGLSPGQLDQLRKLGTSTNTFISLLNDIEQADENLRRALLRAASYSWRGFADEAQRFVGYEQGGVTSQLNKVHLVTNAGGERGQHRAIKVNLSGSKGQFPLTVENGLDVTIRIGVAVSSPNRDDLRIQPIQQKIVPPHQKATFQIKASAEQNGLIRAEAKVISQSQAQVGKSQELVIQARQYGSVGWILVGSACALLFGTSAVRIYRRIRSEKRNPSATEPGPDPLHPAPLDTTDSTGTRDDAAAEPVEPLADELQPHLAATPEPNGHAQQSLKEGVGTKDG; this comes from the coding sequence GTGTTCAGACGGCGACTGAGGCTCTCCGCGGCGACGGCGGCGAGCCTGATGATCGTTGCGTCGGCAACAGTTTCCGCCGCGACGACCGCCGTTGCGAGCCCGCAGGCGGACGATCCGGTGGTCGACGTCGCGATCGATTCGTTCAGTCCGGCGATCCCCAAGGTCGGCCAGGCCGTGACGATCACCGGCACGGTCACGAACACCAGCAACGTCACGCTCGAGGTGCCGCAGGCGATCGCCTGTATCGACACCGAGCGGCTGACCACCCGGGCCGAGCTCGCCGCGATCCCGACCGAGGAGAACAAGCCGGTCGGGAACCGGAACAACTGCCACGGCCTCGACAGTGCCGAAGCCGCCACCTTCCAGCCCTTCACCGAACCGCTCGTCCCGAAGGCCAGGGTCAAGTTCGAGCTGGTGGTGCCGTGGGCCGAGTGGCACATCAGCAAGAAGCCCGGCGTCTACGTGGTCGGCGTGATGTTCCGCGGCACCGTCGCGACGACCGTCGACGGGCAGAAGTCGACGAACCGGATCACCGCCGGCCGGAGCCGGATGCTGATGCCGGTGACCGACGGCAAGCCGACCGCCCGCAAGGTGACCACCGCGGTGGTGCTGCCGCTGCGGCACCGGCCGACGTTGCTCGCCGCCGACCGGTTCGCGAACGAGTCGCTGGCCCAGTCGATGGCGCCGACCGGTGCGCTCGGCCGGCTGCTCGCGCTCGGCCAGAAGCAGAAGGTCACCTGGCTGGTCGATCCCGGCATGCTCGACGAGGCCCGGCAGATGCGCGACGGCTACCGGGTGGTCGGCGACAACAACGTGAGCCGGCCCGGCACCGGCGCGAAGGCGGTCGCGAACTGGCTCCGGGCGTTCGACGCCACGCGCGCGAAGAACCCCGTCGTCCTGCTCCCGTACGGCGACCCGGACGTGGGCAGTTTGATCGAGGCCGCCGGCGGGCTGAGGGATCTGGTCGGTCAGGCCCGGGCCGCCACCGAGCAGTACAACCTCGGCGGCGCCCAGGGATTCAAGTCCGGGCTCTGGCTGGAGAACGGATCGGTCACCAGCCGCAACCTCGCCGCTGCCTCCACCGGGTACGCCGGGGCCAGGCCGGACGACACCACGCTGGTCAGCAGCTCCTCCTGGACTGCCGACGACCGGCCGGCTCTGTCGCCGTCACCGGTCTACAACGTGCTGACGCCCGAGGGCCCGGTCAAGAGCGTCAAGACAGTGATCGCCGACTCGTCGCTGACCGCGGGCGGCCCCGATCCGGCCGACGCCTCGTCGCCGCTGCAGGTCCGGCAGCGGTTCGCCGCGGAGACCGAACTGCTCGCCTCGAGCGGCAAGGGCCCGATCTCCGTGGTCGCGCTGCCGCCGCGGGGCTGGGATCCGGACGGCCAGGCCGCGGTCCAGTTGGTGCAGAGCCTCAGCATCCTGCCGTGGGTCAAGCCGGCCACGCTGAACGAGATCATCGCGGCGACGCCGAAGCCGGTCGTCACCAAGGCACCGCCGGCGGGACGGCCGGCGCCCGGCCTCAGCCCGGGTCAGCTCGACCAGCTGCGGAAGCTCGGCACCTCGACGAACACCTTCATCTCGCTGCTGAACGACATCGAGCAGGCCGACGAGAACCTGCGCCGGGCCCTGCTCCGGGCCGCCTCGTACAGCTGGCGCGGGTTCGCCGACGAGGCCCAGCGGTTCGTCGGCTACGAGCAGGGCGGAGTCACCTCGCAGCTCAACAAGGTGCACCTGGTGACGAACGCGGGTGGTGAGCGCGGCCAGCACCGGGCGATCAAGGTGAACCTGTCCGGGAGCAAGGGACAGTTCCCGCTGACGGTCGAGAACGGGCTGGACGTCACGATCCGGATCGGCGTCGCGGTCTCCTCGCCGAACCGCGACGACCTGCGGATCCAGCCGATCCAGCAGAAGATCGTTCCGCCGCACCAGAAGGCGACCTTCCAGATCAAGGCGAGTGCCGAGCAGAACGGTCTGATCCGGGCCGAGGCCAAGGTGATCTCGCAGTCCCAGGCGCAGGTGGGCAAGTCGCAGGAGCTGGTGATCCAGGCCCGGCAGTACGGCAGTGTCGGCTGGATCCTGGTCGGCTCCGCCTGCGCGCTGCTGTTCGGTACGTCGGCGGTCCGGATCTACCGGCGGATCCGTTCGGAGAAGCGGAACCCGAGCGCCACCGAGCCCGGCCCGGACCCGCTGCACCCGGCCCCGCTCGACACCACCGACTCCACCGGCACCCGTGACGACGCCGCAGCCGAGCCGGTCGAGCCGCTCGCCGACGAGCTGCAACCGCACCTCGCGGCCACCCCCGAACCCAATGGCCACGCCCAGCAGAGCTTGAAAGAAGGAGTCGGGACGAAGGATGGCTGA
- a CDS encoding CCA tRNA nucleotidyltransferase, translated as MTAVQRKGVQALLEIAPVVDELGNRFAAAGHELALVGGPVRDILLGRGSKDLDFATSARPEAVEKLLAGWADHVWDIGKAFGTIGCRKGEWILEITTYRSESYDPTSRNPEVSYGDNLPDDLSRRDFAMNAMAVRLPSHEFVDPYGGLADVAAKVIRTPGSPEDSFSDDPLRMMRAARFAAQLGFTPDPAVVAAMTAMAERITIISAERVRDELVKLVCAKYPRIGLDLLVSTGLADHVLPELPALRLERDEHHRHKDVYEHSLTVLEQAIELEPRLGGTEPDFISRFAALIHDIGKPKTRKFEAGGKVTFHHHDVVGAKLAKKRMKALRFSNEQIEQVGKLVELHLRFHGYGTGEWTDSAVRRYVRDAGDLLSRLHILTRADCTTRNKRKAEALRSAYDDLEERIARLREQEELDSIRPDLDGNQIMEILGIGPGREVGEAYKFLMNLRMDEGPLGEDRARDELLTWWNNR; from the coding sequence CTGACCGCCGTCCAGCGGAAAGGTGTCCAGGCCTTGCTGGAGATCGCGCCGGTGGTCGACGAACTGGGCAACCGGTTCGCCGCGGCCGGGCACGAACTCGCCCTGGTCGGCGGTCCTGTCCGGGACATTCTGCTGGGTCGCGGGAGCAAGGACCTCGACTTCGCCACCTCGGCGCGGCCGGAGGCGGTGGAGAAGCTGCTGGCCGGCTGGGCGGACCACGTCTGGGACATCGGCAAGGCTTTCGGCACCATCGGTTGTCGGAAGGGCGAGTGGATCCTCGAGATCACCACGTACCGCTCGGAGTCCTACGATCCCACCTCGCGCAACCCCGAGGTCTCCTACGGCGACAATCTCCCCGACGACCTGTCCCGGCGCGACTTCGCGATGAACGCGATGGCGGTCCGGCTCCCGTCGCACGAGTTCGTCGACCCGTACGGCGGGCTGGCGGACGTCGCCGCCAAGGTGATCCGGACGCCGGGATCACCGGAGGACTCCTTCTCCGACGACCCGCTGCGGATGATGCGGGCGGCCCGGTTCGCCGCCCAGTTGGGGTTCACCCCCGACCCGGCCGTGGTGGCCGCGATGACGGCGATGGCCGAGCGGATCACGATCATCTCCGCCGAGCGGGTCCGGGACGAACTGGTGAAGCTGGTCTGCGCGAAGTATCCGCGGATCGGCCTGGACCTGCTGGTGTCGACCGGCCTGGCCGACCACGTCCTGCCCGAGCTTCCCGCGTTGCGGCTGGAACGCGACGAGCACCACCGGCACAAGGATGTCTACGAGCACTCGCTGACCGTGCTGGAGCAGGCGATCGAGCTGGAGCCGCGACTCGGCGGGACCGAGCCCGACTTCATCAGCCGGTTCGCCGCGCTGATCCACGACATCGGCAAGCCGAAGACGCGCAAGTTCGAGGCCGGCGGCAAGGTGACGTTCCACCACCACGACGTGGTCGGCGCGAAGCTGGCGAAGAAGCGGATGAAGGCGCTCCGGTTCAGCAACGAGCAGATCGAGCAGGTCGGCAAGCTGGTCGAGCTGCACCTGCGCTTCCACGGCTACGGCACCGGCGAGTGGACCGATTCCGCCGTACGCCGGTACGTCCGCGACGCCGGCGACCTGCTCAGCCGGTTGCACATCCTCACCCGGGCCGACTGCACGACCCGGAACAAGCGCAAGGCGGAGGCGCTGCGGTCGGCGTACGACGATCTCGAGGAGCGCATCGCCCGGCTCCGGGAGCAGGAGGAGCTGGACTCGATCCGCCCCGACCTCGACGGCAACCAGATCATGGAGATCCTCGGCATCGGCCCCGGCCGCGAGGTCGGCGAGGCCTACAAGTTCCTGATGAACCTCCGGATGGACGAGGGTCCCCTCGGCGAGGACCGTGCTCGCGACGAACTCCTCACCTGGTGGAACAACCGCTAG
- a CDS encoding alpha/beta fold hydrolase — protein MTEFTLVRGDVELRGTATGSGPTVLLLHAGGEERGVWAPVAAALSQRGLRSVAYDLRGHGASSGEATTLAVLVADVAAMIHREPAPVVVVGASLGGLAAIGSLADPSTALAVAGLILVDVVPESDAPRVRAWLDSLGLRDRRAHLVEDIFEHSHELLATATDLELPILLVRGGPTSPLADAEIDRFCAAKPTVEVTRIPDAGHLIARDAPEELGRLIADRATTWL, from the coding sequence ATGACCGAGTTCACCCTCGTCCGGGGAGACGTAGAGCTGCGGGGCACGGCGACCGGCAGTGGTCCGACCGTCCTGCTCCTGCATGCCGGGGGCGAGGAGCGCGGGGTGTGGGCGCCGGTCGCGGCCGCGCTCAGCCAGCGCGGCTTGCGGAGTGTGGCTTACGACTTGCGCGGGCACGGCGCGAGTTCGGGAGAGGCGACGACGCTCGCAGTACTTGTGGCGGACGTCGCCGCGATGATTCACCGGGAGCCCGCACCGGTCGTCGTAGTGGGCGCGTCCCTCGGTGGGCTGGCCGCGATCGGTTCGCTCGCCGATCCGTCCACGGCCCTGGCCGTCGCCGGGTTGATCCTCGTCGACGTCGTCCCCGAATCCGATGCGCCGCGGGTCCGCGCCTGGCTCGACAGCCTCGGTCTCCGCGACCGGCGTGCGCACCTCGTCGAGGACATCTTCGAACACAGTCACGAACTGCTGGCCACAGCGACCGACCTCGAACTGCCGATCCTGCTCGTCCGGGGTGGGCCGACCTCCCCGCTCGCGGATGCCGAGATCGACCGCTTCTGCGCTGCCAAGCCCACCGTCGAGGTCACCCGGATCCCTGACGCAGGACACCTGATCGCCCGCGACGCTCCCGAAGAACTCGGCCGGCTGATCGCCGACCGGGCCACGACCTGGCTCTAG
- a CDS encoding aminotransferase class IV encodes MTENLELNGVPLESLPATLLRATSYGHFTSLQVRDGRVRGLAQHLERLDRSSRELFGHGLSADRVLETLRAALDRAWSADVSVRINAFSQAGTGKPVEPDLLVTVSDPVAPTTTPPRLLAFEHERPVPHLKHTGTFSLTYYARQARLASYDDALFYDRSGNVSEASIWNICFAMADRIIWPEAAVLPGITMLTLQAGLETLGVARETVPVPLGTVADYGAAYLTNSIDPALPVASITTPAGTTQYKPDPASADLIARGYAAIPLDVI; translated from the coding sequence GTGACCGAGAACCTGGAGCTGAACGGCGTACCGCTCGAATCACTGCCGGCCACGTTGCTGAGGGCAACCAGTTACGGCCACTTCACCTCGCTGCAGGTCCGCGATGGCCGGGTCCGTGGACTCGCCCAACACCTGGAGCGGCTCGACCGCAGCTCCCGCGAACTCTTCGGCCACGGCCTCTCCGCGGACCGCGTGCTCGAGACCCTACGAGCCGCCCTCGATCGCGCGTGGTCGGCCGACGTCTCCGTCCGCATCAACGCGTTCTCGCAGGCCGGCACGGGCAAACCGGTCGAGCCCGATCTCCTCGTCACCGTGTCCGACCCCGTCGCCCCCACCACCACGCCACCGAGGCTGCTCGCCTTCGAACACGAGCGACCCGTCCCCCACCTGAAACACACCGGCACGTTCTCCCTGACGTACTACGCACGCCAAGCGCGGCTCGCGTCGTACGACGATGCGCTGTTCTACGACCGCTCGGGCAACGTCTCCGAAGCCTCGATCTGGAATATCTGCTTCGCCATGGCCGACCGCATCATCTGGCCCGAGGCAGCCGTCCTCCCCGGCATCACCATGCTGACGCTCCAAGCCGGCCTGGAAACTCTCGGCGTTGCACGTGAAACGGTGCCCGTCCCCCTGGGCACCGTCGCCGACTACGGCGCGGCGTACCTCACCAACTCCATCGACCCCGCGCTTCCGGTCGCCTCGATCACCACCCCGGCCGGCACCACGCAGTACAAGCCTGACCCGGCGTCCGCCGACCTCATCGCCCGTGGCTATGCCGCGATTCCGCTCGACGTGATCTAG
- a CDS encoding GNAT family N-acetyltransferase, which translates to MTLIDEAELRSATTTDPDIVALTTAQQAELAAIYGDDQPLVDLHPDIRFILLLVGGTPVGCVGLQPVSPGLGEIKRMYVEPASRGWGLSRLLLTEVESEARRLGLTHLRLETGTAQHEARALYTHHGYTPTSPYPPFENEPASLCFAKEL; encoded by the coding sequence ATGACCCTGATCGACGAGGCGGAACTGCGATCGGCGACGACGACCGACCCGGACATCGTCGCGCTCACCACCGCCCAGCAGGCCGAACTCGCCGCCATCTACGGCGACGACCAGCCCTTGGTCGACCTGCACCCCGACATCCGATTCATCCTGCTCCTCGTCGGCGGCACCCCGGTCGGCTGCGTCGGCCTGCAACCGGTCTCACCCGGCCTCGGCGAGATCAAACGCATGTACGTCGAACCCGCCTCCCGCGGCTGGGGCCTGTCCCGCCTCCTGCTCACCGAGGTCGAGTCCGAGGCCCGACGCCTCGGCCTCACCCACCTCCGCCTCGAAACCGGCACCGCCCAACACGAAGCCCGAGCCCTCTACACCCACCACGGCTACACCCCCACCTCGCCCTATCCCCCCTTCGAGAACGAGCCTGCCTCCCTCTGCTTCGCCAAAGAACTCTGA